TAATCAGATATAAAAAAGATAGATAATACCTTTCAACATAATTAATTAGATCGTAACTTATTAAAAAGTATAATTTTTACAATCTAGTATATATAAATAACAGGTAGTTAATTTATAGATTAAATATATTTTATATAAACTTACAAAAATTATTTTGATAGGCTAGACAAAAGAGAACTTATGTATAAAAAATATACATTATGTTAATAAAAACAACTATGAAAGAATATCAGCCTAAACTTTCTTGGAGAACTATAGGGATATTTTTTTTACTTATCTTATTAGCTACTTTTATTATAGGAAAGTCAGGTAAACAGTCTCAGAATATTGTTCTGCAGCTTTTTTTAGATAAAGGCTCTACTTTGATTAATTCTATAGCTCATTTAACAAAAGATGATACAATAGGATATAATAAGGGATTTCAAATACAATTGGTAATTGATAAGTTAGTAAGGCAAAAAGATGTTTATTTTATTGTAGTTACAACTCAAGAAAAAATATTTTTTGCACATTCTTCAGATAGTAACTTTCCTTTAAACCGCTCTGAAATTAACACATTAGTGGATATGGCTTCAGCAACTGTTATACCAGGTGATGGTATAATGTGGAATTTTTTACAGTTAAACAATAATAATGCTTTTGTTGTATATAGTAGGTCCCCAGGGATAGTTAGTGACTCTCCAGTTAATGTAACACAAGGTAATTTTAAAGATGGCTCCTTCATTTTTATTGGATTTAATCCTGAACTTTTTTTAGAGGTACAAGATGCTGATAAGGAACAATCTTTACTATCTATTTGTACTATTTTATTTTTTTGTCTTCTTTTACTATTAAGTTTTATATTTTTTAGAAACTTTGGATATATTCAAAAAACATATAATGTAATTAATGCATTGACAGAATATGTTGTATTAACGTCTAAAGATGGTCTTATGTTACTTGACTCAGCTGGAGCTGTTTTGCAAATGAATCCAGCTGCAGCTCAGTTTTTTCATATAAGTAACCCTATTATAGGGTCTTGGGTTTATCTCAGTAATAAAAAACACGATGAGCTTTTCCCACCCATTTTTTATGATGTGATTAAACAGGTTATTGAACAAGGGAAATTAGAAGAAACAGAGCTCTTCTTATCTTTAGCAGGAGAAGAACATTATATAATAGTTCAAGGTAATTCTTTGGATACATTTAAGAAGGGTCAACCAGAATATCTTTTATCTTTTAGAGATATTACAAAAATACGACTATTAGAAAAAGATCTTTATCAAAAAGATACGTTAGCATCAATTGGAAGCCTTGCAAGTGGAGTAGCCCATGAGATAAGGAGTCCTTTAAGTTCTATAAAAGGATATGTGAACTATCTAGGTGATCGATTACCCTATGATAGTTCTGATCAAGAACTCATTAAAATTATTATGCAAGAAATCGATCGTCTTAATCGAGTTATTTCTGACTTAATAGGACTGTCTGTCCCTACAGATGTTTATCCAGAGTATATTGATTTACAAAAAGTTATTGAAGATACGTTACGTTTAGTTAAACTTGATGCTAAAAGACATTCTGTAGAGCTTCTATTTTATAGAAATGAAGAGCTTCCTTTTGTTCCTTTAGATCCAGATCGTATTCGTCAAGTCCTTCTTAATCTTTGTCTTAATGCTCTTGATGCTATGCCAGATGGTGGTTCATTAAAAATAATTTTTGACGTTAACAAAAATACACAGCAGTTTTTTCTTGAAGTGATTGATACAGGCATGGGTATAAATGAAGAAGTGTTACCACGAATATTTGATCCATATTTTACTACAAAATTGAAGGGCACAGGTTTAGGACTTTCAACAGTCCGTAAGATAGTTGAGGCTCATAAAGGAACAATACTAGTTTCTTCAGAATTAGGGAAAGGAACTATTTTTCGTTTAGTTTTTCCTCTTAAACTTAATGAGTTATGACAGTTTTGGCAGAGGTACTATGATGAAACCTATTATTCTTATTGTAGATGATGATGATGTACATCGTAGTATGTTGTCTGCATTACTAAAGGGGTGGGGGTATGAAACAGATGAAGCAAGTGATGGAGATATTGCAATTACAAAAGCAAAAGAGCATGCATATGATACAATTTTATCTGATTTAAAAATGGCAAGAGTTGATGGTATAAAAATGTTAGAATGTATTTTAAATTATAACCCATCCATACCTATTATTATAATGACTGCATGGTCTTCAGTAGAGACGGCTGTGCAAGCGCTTCGAATGGGTGCATATGATTATCTTACAAAACCATTAGACTTTGATGCACTGAAAAAAACATTACAAAAGGCATTAACACATCTACAGGTACATCCTATAGTACGGGATAATGAATCATTTCACAAAGTTAATACAAAAATTGAACA
The sequence above is drawn from the Lawsonia intracellularis PHE/MN1-00 genome and encodes:
- a CDS encoding two-component system sensor histidine kinase NtrB, encoding MLIKTTMKEYQPKLSWRTIGIFFLLILLATFIIGKSGKQSQNIVLQLFLDKGSTLINSIAHLTKDDTIGYNKGFQIQLVIDKLVRQKDVYFIVVTTQEKIFFAHSSDSNFPLNRSEINTLVDMASATVIPGDGIMWNFLQLNNNNAFVVYSRSPGIVSDSPVNVTQGNFKDGSFIFIGFNPELFLEVQDADKEQSLLSICTILFFCLLLLLSFIFFRNFGYIQKTYNVINALTEYVVLTSKDGLMLLDSAGAVLQMNPAAAQFFHISNPIIGSWVYLSNKKHDELFPPIFYDVIKQVIEQGKLEETELFLSLAGEEHYIIVQGNSLDTFKKGQPEYLLSFRDITKIRLLEKDLYQKDTLASIGSLASGVAHEIRSPLSSIKGYVNYLGDRLPYDSSDQELIKIIMQEIDRLNRVISDLIGLSVPTDVYPEYIDLQKVIEDTLRLVKLDAKRHSVELLFYRNEELPFVPLDPDRIRQVLLNLCLNALDAMPDGGSLKIIFDVNKNTQQFFLEVIDTGMGINEEVLPRIFDPYFTTKLKGTGLGLSTVRKIVEAHKGTILVSSELGKGTIFRLVFPLKLNEL